In a genomic window of Telopea speciosissima isolate NSW1024214 ecotype Mountain lineage chromosome 5, Tspe_v1, whole genome shotgun sequence:
- the LOC122662889 gene encoding uncharacterized protein LOC122662889, which yields MEKIFTMIDCTEDCKIRCAAYMLKGEADAWWRSTKPNLVITHPNLTWEQFKEAFFENYFSESYHERKAAEFMDVTQGSKSVLECQQKFEELFHFAPIHLKDDVEKGKRFEKGLRPGISSILVSHGPQTYAEIVQVAKSIEDRQRDFYLAQSGHGKRAAITPFSREPSKVP from the coding sequence atggagaagatttTCACAATGATTGATTGCACCGAAGATTGCAAGATTCGGTGTGCCGCCTATATGTTGAAAGGCGAAGCCGATGCCTGGTGGAGGTCAACGAAGCCCAACCTTGTTATTACCCATCCTAACCTtacttgggagcaattcaagGAGGCTTTCTTTGAGAATTATTTTTCGGAGAGCTACCATGAAAGAAAGGCTGCAGAGTTCATGGATGTCActcaaggatccaaatcagtTCTTGAGTGTCAGCAGAAGTTTGAGGAgctattccattttgctcccATTCATTTGAAGGATGATGTTGAGAAGGGTAAGAGGTTTGAAAAGGGTTTGAGGCCAGGGATAAGCTCGATCTTGGTATCTCATGGACCCCAGACTTATGCTGAGATAGTCCAAGTAGCTAAATCTATTGAGGACAGACAGAGGGATTTTTACCTTGCTCAATCGGGTCATGGCAAGAGGGCAGCCATAACACCATTTAGCCGTGAACCGAGCAAGGTCCCTTGA